One stretch of Chlamydia abortus DNA includes these proteins:
- a CDS encoding phosphatidate cytidylyltransferase has product MLKLNKFKTPFYGDLFQRVVVHSLVLTFLVLLLYSSLFPLTSFALGFISALCSAVGTYEYGTMAKVKMYYAFRLYSAIGSFIFVLSSFIAIRWHHVLPEFVSTLPWCFLFVWIVINVFRSRKNICGPLETSGITLFSMLYVGIPVRLFLYILYGFIHTQEPFLGVWWASFLIATTKGADIFGYFFGKAFGQKKITPEISPHKTIVGFVSGCIGATLISIVFFLQIPARFSAFITMPSILIALGVILGISGFFGDIIESIFKRDAKIKNSNQLKAVGGTLDTLDSLLLSTPIVYILLLITQKSMFLK; this is encoded by the coding sequence ATGTTGAAATTGAATAAGTTCAAAACTCCCTTCTATGGAGATCTTTTTCAACGAGTTGTTGTACATTCGTTGGTTCTGACTTTCTTAGTACTCCTTCTTTATAGTTCTCTATTCCCTTTGACATCGTTTGCTTTAGGGTTTATCTCTGCGCTTTGTAGTGCTGTAGGGACGTATGAATACGGGACGATGGCGAAGGTAAAGATGTATTATGCATTTCGTTTATATAGTGCTATTGGATCTTTTATTTTTGTTTTAAGCAGCTTTATTGCTATTCGCTGGCATCATGTACTTCCTGAATTTGTTTCAACACTCCCCTGGTGTTTCCTATTTGTTTGGATTGTCATTAACGTCTTTAGATCAAGAAAAAATATCTGTGGGCCTTTAGAAACCTCAGGAATCACCTTATTTTCTATGCTATACGTAGGTATTCCTGTACGTCTATTCTTGTATATACTGTATGGCTTCATTCATACTCAGGAACCCTTTTTAGGGGTCTGGTGGGCAAGTTTTCTTATTGCCACAACAAAAGGAGCGGATATCTTTGGATATTTCTTCGGGAAAGCCTTTGGTCAAAAGAAAATTACGCCTGAAATCAGTCCTCATAAGACGATTGTCGGTTTTGTCTCTGGGTGTATTGGAGCAACTTTAATCAGCATAGTCTTCTTCTTACAAATTCCTGCGCGGTTTTCAGCTTTTATCACGATGCCCAGTATTTTGATTGCTTTGGGTGTGATTCTTGGAATCAGCGGATTTTTTGGTGATATTATAGAATCTATTTTTAAACGTGATGCTAAAATTAAAAATAGCAACCAATTAAAAGCCGTAGGAGGCACGTTAGATACTTTAGATTCTCTTCTACTTTCTACACCTATTGTGTATATTCTACTTTTGATTACGCAAAAATCTATGTTTCTCAAATGA
- a CDS encoding isoprenyl transferase yields MSLTLKQADQASLSMQSLPKHVAIIMDGNRRWYRQHQAQCSIKSSSGHYYGAKVLPNIIESAFSLGIEVLTLFAFSTENFLRSAEEVAELFSLFHAQLDEQLPYLIENKIRLRCIGNLLALPPDLQQQIAKVASETQRHGMRELVLAINYGGKDELVRAFKKLHHDLVNKKISLDSVSEELIRLYLDTSEIPDPDLLIRTGGEMRVSNFLLWQIAYTELYVTDVLWPDFKPYHLLDAIKAYQHRSRRGGK; encoded by the coding sequence ATGTCTCTCACCTTAAAACAGGCGGATCAAGCTAGTCTATCCATGCAGTCTCTACCGAAGCATGTTGCCATCATTATGGACGGAAATCGGCGTTGGTATCGGCAACATCAAGCGCAGTGCTCTATCAAGAGCTCTTCTGGGCATTACTACGGCGCTAAAGTTTTACCTAACATTATTGAGTCTGCTTTTTCCTTGGGTATAGAGGTCCTCACATTATTTGCCTTCTCTACCGAGAATTTTCTACGCTCGGCGGAAGAAGTTGCAGAACTATTTTCACTCTTCCATGCTCAACTAGATGAGCAGCTTCCCTACCTTATTGAAAATAAGATCCGGCTACGTTGCATAGGAAATTTGTTAGCCCTACCTCCTGACTTGCAGCAACAAATTGCTAAAGTAGCATCGGAAACCCAGAGACATGGGATGAGGGAGCTTGTTTTAGCTATTAACTATGGTGGGAAAGATGAGTTGGTACGCGCATTTAAAAAACTGCATCATGATCTAGTAAATAAAAAAATATCTTTAGATTCGGTTTCTGAAGAGTTAATCCGCTTATATTTAGACACTTCGGAAATTCCTGACCCAGATTTATTAATTCGCACGGGTGGCGAAATGCGTGTCAGTAATTTCCTCTTATGGCAAATAGCATATACAGAGCTCTATGTAACCGATGTTTTATGGCCGGATTTTAAACCTTATCATCTTCTAGATGCCATTAAAGCTTACCAACACAGATCACGACGAGGAGGCAAATAG
- a CDS encoding protein translocase subunit SecDF, producing MKQRFGRNLSIIICVFGLALYYVLPTCLYYSRPLNKKVDEKEAQQIVRKLTNQVAEVRSDIIPRVSSVLSALKLRGHIVQHPSIPGVVNIHFKDNADAYTFLENMIYGEPTVPIKSSRLYVLGYDNKDGGVVQVTGTLTTALTENDFSFVSYNREDAEPAKEMLNAALYLLTSAPAHACSCGYTSIWNTASIARVVQLAENLAVGLDILPHSRTVALLNYFFSSEKDYSAFLSRLENVATLSDLSEQQRSVLQSVYQNLKLRAPRWKKAFTRIVDNSLDCSALSPFFSSVDFSPKERKLVFCLDPHVVAKRDELSAEQRLDFDSWLAKEKQRLARKLQQPAQESVQGFVFNLSDKEASGKIVLHGQRIYQGIVEHLATLALHRPPAQSCDLIRENFPIHCRLPKESDAYGCFIFSPEKSCSHFSKGSIYVVLKGLRSVAAKYEQGAEEDAKIFDKDLHNLYNCFAHTDVTPWSLGEDEVLEIRQPLQRYFDVWGENFVVANEGATASLEVRDIRDRLETLNRIEKRRQEEWVRWHEQYRQSSCSMDPQQRIRAAVPHRSAFVENLKLNLRKYSRGDSVLRLGIDFIGGKQIRLAFKDHQGKQLTDKEGILKVSDELYARLNRLGVSEVEIRREGDNVHLSVPGSTKISSEEILGTSQMTFHVVNEKFSPYSALRYEVQRFLDYLWFTAQSQEATSPEAVNKLASDIFNNPDSRLPSSVQEAVAKLQQEGLAFPKMDNEIASSHLDTTYSMIAIEKDVEGKANPLMIVFRNYALDGASLKNIRPEFAVGEGYILNFSVKDTGIAQKAHDVSPRESFHAWTSTYCQEGINGTANGQHSSGRGWRMAVVLDGYVVSDPVLNAPLKDQASVSGKFSHREVHRLATDLKSGSMSFVPEVLSEEVISPELGKQQRTQGIISVCLGLAVLIILMSVYYKFGGVIASGAVILNLLLIWAALQYLDAPLTLTGLAGIVLAMGMAVDANVLVFERIREEYLLSRSLTQSVEAGYKKAFGAIFDSNLTTVLASLLLLVLDTGPIKGFALTLILGIFSSMFTALFMTKFFFMVWMNKTQETQLHMMNKFIGIKHDFLKECKRLWMVSGSVIALGCVALGFGAWNSVVGMDFKGGYALTLNMADQTSVDVTKFRSTLGDKFKQVGISPRDFRIKTFGSSDKIKIYFSQNALTRVQTPERPATDTADPNLSIVMHILSDTGIDISSESLKDVQNFWFKVSGQFSNKMRQQAFIALMGALCIILLYVSLRFEWRYAFSAICALIHDLLATCAVLVATHFFLQKIQIDLQAVGALMTVLGYSLNNTLIIFDRIREDRQEKLFTPMPILINDALQKTLGRTVMTTATTLSVLLILLFVGGGSIFNFAFIMTIGILLGTLSSLYIAPPLLLFMVRKEERKQQ from the coding sequence ATGAAACAGAGATTTGGACGCAATTTAAGTATTATTATTTGTGTTTTTGGATTAGCTCTATACTATGTGTTGCCCACATGTCTGTATTACTCACGACCGCTAAATAAAAAAGTCGATGAGAAAGAAGCTCAACAAATCGTACGGAAGTTAACGAATCAGGTAGCTGAAGTACGTAGCGATATTATTCCCAGAGTTTCTTCTGTACTCTCTGCATTGAAATTACGCGGACATATTGTACAGCACCCAAGTATCCCGGGTGTGGTGAATATTCACTTCAAAGATAATGCAGATGCGTATACGTTTCTTGAAAATATGATTTATGGCGAACCCACCGTCCCTATAAAATCCTCACGTTTATACGTTTTAGGGTATGATAATAAAGATGGCGGGGTTGTTCAAGTTACCGGCACTTTAACTACGGCTTTAACAGAAAATGATTTTTCTTTTGTTTCCTACAATCGAGAAGATGCGGAACCAGCAAAGGAAATGTTAAACGCCGCTCTGTATTTGCTGACTTCAGCTCCTGCTCACGCTTGTTCCTGCGGTTATACCTCAATTTGGAATACAGCCTCCATAGCTAGGGTAGTGCAATTAGCAGAGAACCTTGCAGTCGGTTTAGACATTCTTCCGCATTCAAGGACTGTAGCACTACTGAATTACTTCTTCTCTTCTGAGAAGGATTACTCTGCATTTTTATCACGATTGGAAAATGTAGCGACGCTGTCGGATCTTTCAGAACAACAGCGATCTGTTTTACAATCCGTATACCAAAATTTGAAGTTGAGAGCTCCAAGATGGAAAAAAGCTTTTACGCGTATAGTGGATAATTCTTTAGATTGCAGCGCACTCTCTCCATTCTTTTCTTCCGTAGACTTTTCTCCTAAAGAAAGAAAACTTGTGTTTTGTCTCGATCCTCATGTGGTTGCTAAACGTGATGAGTTGTCTGCAGAACAGCGCCTAGATTTTGATTCATGGTTGGCAAAAGAAAAACAAAGGTTAGCTCGTAAGCTTCAACAACCAGCTCAAGAATCTGTTCAAGGATTTGTGTTTAATCTCAGTGATAAAGAGGCGAGCGGAAAAATCGTACTGCACGGGCAACGTATCTACCAGGGGATAGTCGAGCATTTAGCTACACTCGCTTTGCACAGACCCCCAGCACAATCTTGCGATCTTATCCGCGAGAATTTCCCCATACATTGCCGTTTGCCCAAAGAAAGCGATGCTTATGGGTGTTTTATTTTCTCACCAGAGAAAAGTTGTTCGCATTTTTCTAAAGGGTCTATCTATGTAGTTCTTAAAGGATTACGCTCTGTTGCAGCGAAATATGAGCAAGGGGCAGAAGAAGATGCTAAGATTTTCGATAAGGATTTACACAACTTATACAATTGTTTTGCTCATACAGACGTCACTCCCTGGAGTCTCGGAGAGGATGAAGTTTTAGAAATCCGACAGCCTTTACAAAGATACTTTGATGTTTGGGGAGAAAATTTTGTCGTTGCCAATGAAGGAGCAACTGCAAGTCTTGAAGTGCGCGATATTCGCGATCGTTTAGAAACCCTAAATCGTATTGAAAAACGCCGTCAAGAAGAGTGGGTACGTTGGCACGAGCAATACCGCCAGTCCAGTTGTTCTATGGATCCTCAACAGCGTATACGCGCTGCCGTACCTCATCGAAGCGCTTTTGTGGAAAATCTTAAACTGAACTTACGCAAATACTCCCGAGGAGATAGTGTCCTTCGTCTAGGGATTGATTTTATCGGCGGGAAACAGATCCGCTTAGCCTTCAAGGATCATCAAGGGAAGCAGTTAACAGATAAGGAAGGAATTCTTAAGGTTTCAGATGAACTTTACGCGCGTTTAAATAGATTGGGAGTTTCAGAAGTAGAAATACGCAGAGAGGGGGATAATGTACATTTAAGTGTCCCTGGATCTACCAAAATTTCCTCCGAGGAAATTTTAGGAACTTCTCAAATGACTTTCCACGTAGTCAATGAAAAGTTCTCTCCTTACTCTGCTCTGCGCTATGAAGTCCAAAGATTTCTAGACTATTTATGGTTTACAGCACAAAGTCAAGAGGCGACTTCTCCGGAAGCAGTGAATAAGCTCGCGAGTGATATTTTTAATAATCCAGATTCCCGCTTGCCCTCCAGTGTGCAAGAAGCAGTAGCCAAACTGCAACAGGAAGGTCTTGCTTTCCCAAAAATGGATAACGAGATCGCTTCATCGCATTTAGATACTACCTATTCCATGATCGCTATAGAAAAGGATGTTGAGGGGAAGGCCAACCCCTTAATGATCGTTTTTCGTAACTACGCTCTAGACGGTGCTTCATTAAAAAATATTCGGCCAGAATTTGCCGTAGGCGAAGGTTATATTTTAAATTTCTCAGTAAAAGATACCGGCATAGCTCAAAAAGCCCACGATGTTTCTCCAAGAGAGAGTTTCCACGCCTGGACCTCTACTTACTGTCAGGAAGGCATAAATGGAACGGCAAATGGTCAGCATTCTTCAGGTAGAGGGTGGAGAATGGCTGTGGTCCTCGACGGTTACGTAGTTAGTGATCCGGTATTAAATGCTCCTTTAAAAGATCAAGCTAGCGTCTCTGGGAAGTTTTCCCATCGTGAAGTGCACCGCTTAGCTACGGATTTAAAATCAGGATCTATGTCTTTTGTTCCGGAAGTTTTAAGTGAAGAAGTTATCTCTCCTGAATTAGGAAAACAACAACGTACACAGGGAATCATTTCCGTATGCCTCGGTCTTGCTGTTTTGATCATTTTAATGAGTGTTTATTACAAGTTCGGCGGTGTCATAGCTTCCGGGGCTGTTATTCTTAATCTCCTACTCATTTGGGCAGCTTTACAATATCTCGATGCGCCACTCACCCTCACAGGGTTGGCTGGAATTGTCCTTGCTATGGGCATGGCCGTAGACGCTAACGTCCTTGTTTTCGAAAGAATTCGAGAGGAATATCTGCTATCGCGAAGTCTTACTCAATCTGTAGAGGCAGGATATAAGAAGGCTTTTGGAGCGATTTTTGACTCCAATTTAACCACTGTATTGGCTTCGTTACTTCTTTTAGTTTTAGATACAGGACCGATTAAAGGGTTTGCTCTTACTTTAATCCTGGGAATTTTCTCCTCAATGTTTACAGCCTTATTTATGACGAAGTTTTTCTTCATGGTGTGGATGAATAAAACTCAAGAAACACAGCTACACATGATGAACAAATTCATCGGCATCAAGCATGATTTCCTGAAAGAGTGCAAACGACTCTGGATGGTCTCCGGAAGCGTCATTGCTTTAGGGTGCGTGGCTTTAGGTTTCGGCGCGTGGAATTCTGTTGTCGGTATGGACTTTAAAGGTGGGTATGCCCTGACCTTGAATATGGCCGACCAGACATCTGTAGATGTCACGAAGTTCCGCAGCACATTGGGAGATAAATTTAAGCAAGTAGGGATATCCCCTAGAGACTTTAGAATCAAAACTTTTGGTTCTTCGGATAAGATAAAAATTTATTTCAGTCAGAACGCACTCACACGAGTACAAACTCCAGAAAGACCTGCTACGGACACCGCAGATCCTAACCTATCTATCGTGATGCATATACTTTCTGATACGGGAATCGATATCTCTTCTGAAAGTCTCAAAGATGTTCAGAATTTTTGGTTTAAAGTTAGCGGCCAGTTTTCTAATAAGATGCGACAACAAGCTTTTATAGCATTGATGGGCGCCTTATGCATCATATTACTGTACGTTAGCTTGCGTTTCGAATGGCGTTACGCATTTAGTGCTATTTGTGCTTTGATTCACGATCTTCTGGCTACTTGCGCCGTATTAGTCGCCACGCACTTCTTCTTGCAAAAAATACAAATTGATTTACAAGCAGTAGGCGCTTTAATGACAGTGTTGGGGTACTCATTAAATAATACCCTCATCATATTTGATCGTATTCGTGAAGATCGTCAGGAAAAATTATTTACCCCCATGCCGATCTTAATTAACGATGCACTACAAAAAACTCTAGGAAGAACAGTAATGACCACAGCCACAACGCTATCGGTCTTGTTAATATTATTATTTGTTGGTGGGGGATCAATCTTTAACTTTGCTTTCATCATGACAATAGGTATTCTCTTAGGTACACTATCATCTCTATACATAGCACCACCTCTTCTTCTATTTATGGTTCGTAAAGAGGAAAGAAAACAACAATAA